The genomic DNA TACGACTACGCTTCCCTGAAAGGTAAAGACTATGTTGAAAACGAAACACTGACATTGGATATGCCGACAACCTCCAACGTTCTCCAATATTTCACTGAAGACGGAACGAAAGTATCTATCCGTCCTTCCGGCACGGAGCCGAAGATCAAGTTCTATTGCGAAGTCCATTCCAAAGTAAAGAGCCTCGACGAACTGCCGGCTGCCGAAAAAGCAGGAGCAGAAAAGATCGAAGCGATAAAGGCTTCGTTAGGAATCTGATCTCGGACAAACAATAACCAAATATAAAAAAGGAAGAGCGCCCGTTGTTTACGATAGCGCTCTTCTTTTTTATTTCAGATCTTTCGCCCCAAAACAAAGCGGCAACAGTGATTCGGCACTCTCCGCCACCACAACCTCTTTCGTGCCGCACAACAAGACCTTCATCGGCTTGCCATAGCGTTGTTCCGCCTCCAACAAAACCTGGCGGCATGCACCGCAAGGAGAAATGCTCTCGACCTGCCGGCCATTCGTGGCGGCTGCAATGGCAAGAGCGACAACAGGCATATCCGGATATTGATGGCCGGCATGAAACAACGCCACCCGCTCCGCACACAGACCGGAAGGGTAAGCGGCATTCTCCTGATTACTGCCGGTTATGATCGTGCCGTCCTCCAGCAAAGCTGCCGCTCCGACATGAAACTTCGAATAAGGGGCATACGATTGTCCCGTCGCTTTTATGGCCGCCTCCATTAACCGCGACTCTTCTTCCGGTAGTTCGGCAAGAGAATAAATCCGGATTTTTGTCTCCAACTTGATTTCTTTCATGAAATAACACTCTAAATGATACAAGCAAAAATAAAGAAAATATAGAGAAAGCCCAAATACATTCGTGATAAACAATAGCCATGTTTCTATTGTCAAACAGCCCATTCATTAACCTTTTGCCTTTAGTCGAAAAGGCTTTCGCCCTTGGTCAAAAACACTTTCGACCAATGTCAAAAGCCTTTTCGACCAAGGGCGAAAGGTTAAAGAGCGGTAGTAATAGCTGTAAACTCCTATCTTTCATTTAAATATATAGTAGTGGAAACGAATCAGAGCGACATGGTCAACCTAAATCAGGACGAGATAATGGTGAAGGCAAAATCCTGAGGTGAAGGCAGTCCGGATGTTTACCTTCACCCTTGTACCCCATAACAATCAAAAGATTTCAAAGACAGGTGAAGCCGAATCGGAAATCCGCATAATCCTTATTTATAAATAACATGGTGACCAATCATCATTTATGATCCATATCTGCCCAATTATAATGCAGCCTCCCACCCCACCCCCGCCACAAGACTATGACAATGATGTAAAACAAATTAATTATCTTTGCCGTTAAATATAATTACATACAACGAATCAGTCATGCGATTAACATTACGAATCCTTTCCCTGTTGTTGGTGCTGTCCGTTACCGGAACGGCACTCGGAGCCAGCCAACGGAAAGTGCCGGCATACGAAAAGTATATCAAACAATACAGCAGTTTAGCGATCCAGCATCAAAAAAAGTACCGTATCCCTGCAAGTATCACGCTTGCACAAGGGTTATTGGAGTCGGGAGCCGGGCGAAGCGAGCTGGCACGCAAATCGAACAACCACTTCGGCATCAAATGTCATTCCGACTGGAGGGGTGGGCGTGTCTATCACGACGATGACCTGCGCGGAGAATGTTTCCGCAAATATAAGAATCCGGAACAGTCTTACGAAGACCACGCCCGTTTTCTGGTCGGCCGTCCCCGTTATGCCTCTCTGTTCAAACTTAAAATAACCGACTATAAAGGTTGGGCAAGAGGTTTGCAAAAATGCGGATACGCAACAGACCGAGCCTACGCCAACCGGCTGATCAAGCTGATCGAAGATTATGACCTGTACCGGTATGACACGGCAAAAGGCCGTAAAAAGTCAGACAAGCAACCGGCACACATCTCCCGCTATACAGTCTACCGTACAAACGGCCTGCTGTATGTCTATTCCAACGGCAAAGACTGCTTCGACGACATAGCCGCCAGTCTCGGCTTCCGGGTAAAAGACCTGAAGAAATACAACGAGGTGCCGGAAGATTTTCCGTTACAGAAAAATGACATCGTTTACCTGGAAAAGAAAAAGAAGAAAGCAGACAAGCCGAATTATGACCATGTCGTACAGGTAGGCGAATCCATGCACAGCATCGCACAGAAATACGGAATACAGATCAAGAGCTTATATAAGATGAATAAAAAGCACAAAGATTATATTCCGGAAGAAGGAGATGTGCTAAAACTTAGATAAGTAAGACAAAAAATAGTATCTTTGCAGACAAATTCACAAAAACAATGAGTGACCAACGTTATAATCTACGCGGTGTATCCGCTTCGAAAGAAGATGTTCACAACGCAATAAAGAACATCGACAAGGGAATCTTTCCCCAAGCATTCTGTAAGATCATTCCCGACATTCTGGGAGGCGATCCTGAATATTGCAACATCATGCATGCCGACGGAGCCGGAACCAAGTCATCTTTGGCTTATATGTACTGGAAAGAAACCGGAGACTTGTCCGTATGGAAAGGTATCGCGCAAGATGCTTTGATAATGAATATCGACGACCTGCTGTGCGTGGGCGCCGTAGACAACATATTGGTTTCCTCCACCATCGGACGCAACAAGCTGCTGATTCCGGGTGAAGTGATCTCCGCCATCATCAACGGGACTGACGAACTGCTGGCCGAACTTCGCGAAATGGGAGTCGGATGCTATGCTACAGGCGGCGAGACGGCCGATGTAGGCGACCTGGTCCGTACCATCATCGTCGACAGCACGGTTACCTGCCGCATGAAACGTGCCGACGTGATCGACAATGCGAACATCCGTCCGGGCGACGTGATCGTCGGGCTGGCTTCTTTCGGACAGGCCACTTACGAGAAAGAATATAACGGAGGCATGGGCAGCAACGGGCTAACCAGTGCGCGCCACGACGTTTTTGCCAAATACCTGGCAGAAAAATATCCGGAAAGCTTCGACAAGGCTGTCCCCGACGAACTGGTTTACAGCGGTGGCTTGAAGCTGACCGACCCTGTAGAGGGATCGCCGCTGAACGCAGGCAAGCTGGTGCTTTCTCCCACGCGGACCTATGCGCCGGTAGTCAAAAAACTATTGGATGCCTTGCGCCCAAATATCCATGGTATGGTACACTGCTCAGGCGGCGCACAGACCAAGGTAATGCACTTCATCGGAAACAATTGCCGTGTGGTCAAGGACAATATGTTCCCCGTTCCCCCACTGTTCAAGACGATCAAGGAACAGAGCGGTACGGCCTGGGACGAGATGTACAAAGTGTTCAATATGGGACATCGCCTGGAAGTCTACCTTTCTCCTGAGCATGCGGAAGAAGTGATTGCCATCAGCAAATCATTCAATATCGACGCACAAGTTGTCGGCCGTGTAGAAGAAAGCGACAAGAAGGAACTGATTATTAAAAGCGAGTTCGGTGAGTTCATATATGGCTGAGAATAACACGCTATTAGAGAAACTGGACGGATTGGTATCGCGCTTCGAAGAGGTATCGACACTCATCACGGACCCGAACGTCATCGCTGACCAGAAAAGATACGTCAAGCTCACGAAAGAATATAAGGAGCTGAACGAAATCATAAAAGCCCGTAAGGAATATATGCAATGTCTCAACGGCTTGGAAGAGGCCCGCCTGATGATGGCCGAAACCGATCCGGAGATGAGAGAAATAGCCCGCGAAGAAGCGGCTGCCTGCGAAGCGCGCATTCCGGAACTGGAAGAGGAGATCAAGCTGCTCCTCGTACCGGCCGACCCGCAGGACGACAAAAACGCCATTGTCGAAATACGTGGCGGAACGGGCGGTGACGAAGCCGCACTCTTTGCCGGAGACCTGTATCGCATGTACGTGAAGTATTGCGAGATGAAAGGCTGGAAAGTGGCCCTGTCCAGTTGTAGTGAAGGAGCGGCCGGCGGTTTCAAGGAAATCATCTTTACCGTGAGCGGAGAAAAGGTGTACGGGACCCTTAAATACGAATCGGGGGTACATCGCGTACAACGCGTGCCGGCTACCGAAACACAAGGACGCGTGCATACATCGGCAGCAACCGTTGCCGTCCTCCCCGAAGCAGACGAATTTGACGTGGAAATCAACGAAGGCGAAATCAAATGGGACACGTTCCGTTCGGGTGGAGCCGGAGGGCAGAACGTAAACAAGGTCGAGTCAGGCGTCCGCCTGCGCTATGTCTGGAAGAACCCGAATACAGGCGTAAGCGAAGAAATCCTGATCGAATGTACCGAAACGCGCGACCAGCCGAAGAACAAGGAACGCGCCCTCACGCGCCTGCGTTCGTTTATATATGACAAGGAACACCAGAAATATCTGGATGACATTGCTAACAAACGTAAGACGATGGTTTCCACCGGCGACCGCTCGGCGAAGATCCGTACCTACAATTATCCGCAGGGACGCATCACCGACCATCGCATCAACTACACGATTTATAATCTTTCAGCCTTTATGGATGGGGATATACAAGGATGCCTCGATCAACTGATCGTGGCCGAGAACGCTGAACGACTGAAAGAGTCTGAACTATAACATCATTTTTAGACTAATTTTTTACACGTAACAACATGAACAAGCAGCAATTATTCGAAAACATCAAGAAGAAGCAGTCCTTCCTTTGCGTGGGGCTCGATACAGATATAAAGAAGATCCCGCAGCATCTATTGTCAGAAGAAGATCCGATCTTCGCATTCAACAAAGCGATTATCGACGCGACAGCCGATTACTGCGTGGCTTATAAACCGAACCTGGCCTTCTATGAAAGTTTAGGCGTAAAAGGGATGCTGTCGTTCGAAAAGACTGTCGCTTACTTGCGTGAAAACTATCCCGACCAGTTTATCATTGCAGATGCAAAGCGCGGGGACATCGGAAACACTTCCGAAATGTATGCACGTTCTTTCTTCGACCATATCAAGGTGGATGCCGTAACGGTCGCTCCGTATATGGGTGAAGACAGCGTGAAACCGTTCCTGATCTATCAGGAAGCCTGGGTGATCCTGCTGGCACTGACCTCCAACAAAGGCTCGCACGATTTCCAGTTGACGGAAGATGCCAACGGCGAACGGCTGTTCGAAAAGGTATTGAAAAAGTCGCAGGATTGGGCTACAGACGAACAGATGATGTATGTGGTAGGCGCTACCCAGGGAAAAATGTTCCTGGATATCCGCAAACACGCTCCCAACCACTTCCTGCTGGTTCCGGGCGTAGGCGCACAGGGCGGAAGCCTCGCCGAAGTGGCTCAGTACGGCATGAACGACCAGTGCGGATTACTGGTAAACTCTTCCCGTGCTATCATATATGCAGACAAAACGGAGAATTTTGCCGCCGCAGCGCGTGAAGCAGCCCAAGCCGTACAACGCGAAATGGCAGGATATCTGCATGATAAAGGAATTATTCCCTGTAAAGCATAGGCTATCCCAATAATTTTCACCATTTTTGCAAACTGCCTTGAAGCAAGTCCGGGCAGTTGCATTTGAAATACATATAATAAGATTAAGTAATGGAGTTTTCAGCCCAACAAATAGCGAGCGTTTTAGGTGGAACCGTCGAAGGCGATCCTGAAGTGAAAGTCAACAACTTCTCAAAGATAGAAGAAGGTAAACCGGGGACATTGACCTTTCTGGCAAACCCCAAATATGAACATTTTATCTACCAAACTGAAGCAAGCATTGTTTTAGTAAACAATGATTTCACTCCCGCCGAACCGATAAAAGCCACATTGGTCAAGGTTGCCAATGCTTATGCTTCGCTCGCCATACTGTTGAATATGGCGGAACAGGCCAATGTCAAAAAAGCAGGTATAGACGCTACGGCGTTCATCGCCGGTTCGGCAACGGTCGGCGAAGGATGTTATGTCGGCAACTTCGCCTACATCGGCGAAGACGTGAAGATCGGCAAGAACAGCCGCATTTATCCGCACGCTTATATCGGCGACCATGTGACCATTGGCGATAACTGTACGGTCTATCCGCACGCGACCATCTACAACGGCTGCGTAATCGGCAACAACTGCATTCTGCATGCCGGAAGCGTGATCGGGTCGGACGGTTTCGGTTTCGCTCCAGAAGGCGATAACTACAAGAAGATCCCCCAGTTGGGTAATGTCGTACTGGAAGACGATGTCGAAATCGGGGCCAATACCACGATAGACCGCGCCGTTATGGACTCGACCATCATCCGCCGGGGTGTCAAACTGGACAATCTGGTACAGATTGCCCACAACGTGGAAGTCGGCGAAAACACGGTCATGGCAGCCCAGGTAGGCATTGCGGGTTCCGTAAAGATCGGCAGCCATTGCATGTTCGGAGGCCAAGCCGGGTTATCCGGACATATCCATGTGGCGGACCATGTGGTATTCGGTGCACAATGCGGCGTGATCAGCGATGTAAAAGAACCGGCAACCCTGTTAGGTGCTCCGGCTATCAACGCAAAAGCGTTTATGCGCTCCAGCGCGATCTTCAACCGCCTGCCGGATATGTACCGCCAGATGGGACAGATGCGACGTGAGATAGAACGACTTAAATTGGCTGTTGACAATGCGCGCAATGGCCAATGAACAAATCATAAATTATAAATCATAAATCATATAGATCGTATGCAGAAACAGAAGACGCTTGCCACGAGTTTCTCTATGCAAGGAAAAGGGTTGCATACAGGCTTGGATATCCAGATTACTTTCCACCCTGCACCCGAAAATCATGGATACAAAATCAAACGTGTTGACCTGGAAGGAGAACCTGTAATCGATGCCGTTGCTGAAAACGTAGCCGGGACCCAGAGAGGAACCGTACTTTCCAAAAACGGAATCCAAGTAAGCACCATTGAACATGCGATGGCAGCTTTATATGCCTACGAAATAGATAACTGCCTGATAGAGGTGAACGCACCCGAATTTCCAATTCTCGACGGCAGTTCCCGTTTTTTCAGTGAAGAGATTCAGAAAGCCGGTGTCGTAGAGCAAAACGCACCGAAGGATTACTATATCGTAAAGCACAAGATTGAAGTCAAGGATGAAGAAACAGGTTCATCCCTCATTATCTTGCCGGACGACAAGTTTAGCGTCAATGTTTTGATTTCCTTCA from Parabacteroides merdae ATCC 43184 includes the following:
- the cdd gene encoding cytidine deaminase, whose protein sequence is MKEIKLETKIRIYSLAELPEEESRLMEAAIKATGQSYAPYSKFHVGAAALLEDGTIITGSNQENAAYPSGLCAERVALFHAGHQYPDMPVVALAIAAATNGRQVESISPCGACRQVLLEAEQRYGKPMKVLLCGTKEVVVAESAESLLPLCFGAKDLK
- the pyrF gene encoding orotidine-5'-phosphate decarboxylase; translation: MNKQQLFENIKKKQSFLCVGLDTDIKKIPQHLLSEEDPIFAFNKAIIDATADYCVAYKPNLAFYESLGVKGMLSFEKTVAYLRENYPDQFIIADAKRGDIGNTSEMYARSFFDHIKVDAVTVAPYMGEDSVKPFLIYQEAWVILLALTSNKGSHDFQLTEDANGERLFEKVLKKSQDWATDEQMMYVVGATQGKMFLDIRKHAPNHFLLVPGVGAQGGSLAEVAQYGMNDQCGLLVNSSRAIIYADKTENFAAAAREAAQAVQREMAGYLHDKGIIPCKA
- a CDS encoding AIR synthase-related protein, producing the protein MSDQRYNLRGVSASKEDVHNAIKNIDKGIFPQAFCKIIPDILGGDPEYCNIMHADGAGTKSSLAYMYWKETGDLSVWKGIAQDALIMNIDDLLCVGAVDNILVSSTIGRNKLLIPGEVISAIINGTDELLAELREMGVGCYATGGETADVGDLVRTIIVDSTVTCRMKRADVIDNANIRPGDVIVGLASFGQATYEKEYNGGMGSNGLTSARHDVFAKYLAEKYPESFDKAVPDELVYSGGLKLTDPVEGSPLNAGKLVLSPTRTYAPVVKKLLDALRPNIHGMVHCSGGAQTKVMHFIGNNCRVVKDNMFPVPPLFKTIKEQSGTAWDEMYKVFNMGHRLEVYLSPEHAEEVIAISKSFNIDAQVVGRVEESDKKELIIKSEFGEFIYG
- the lpxD gene encoding UDP-3-O-(3-hydroxymyristoyl)glucosamine N-acyltransferase; its protein translation is MEFSAQQIASVLGGTVEGDPEVKVNNFSKIEEGKPGTLTFLANPKYEHFIYQTEASIVLVNNDFTPAEPIKATLVKVANAYASLAILLNMAEQANVKKAGIDATAFIAGSATVGEGCYVGNFAYIGEDVKIGKNSRIYPHAYIGDHVTIGDNCTVYPHATIYNGCVIGNNCILHAGSVIGSDGFGFAPEGDNYKKIPQLGNVVLEDDVEIGANTTIDRAVMDSTIIRRGVKLDNLVQIAHNVEVGENTVMAAQVGIAGSVKIGSHCMFGGQAGLSGHIHVADHVVFGAQCGVISDVKEPATLLGAPAINAKAFMRSSAIFNRLPDMYRQMGQMRREIERLKLAVDNARNGQ
- a CDS encoding glucosaminidase domain-containing protein translates to MRLTLRILSLLLVLSVTGTALGASQRKVPAYEKYIKQYSSLAIQHQKKYRIPASITLAQGLLESGAGRSELARKSNNHFGIKCHSDWRGGRVYHDDDLRGECFRKYKNPEQSYEDHARFLVGRPRYASLFKLKITDYKGWARGLQKCGYATDRAYANRLIKLIEDYDLYRYDTAKGRKKSDKQPAHISRYTVYRTNGLLYVYSNGKDCFDDIAASLGFRVKDLKKYNEVPEDFPLQKNDIVYLEKKKKKADKPNYDHVVQVGESMHSIAQKYGIQIKSLYKMNKKHKDYIPEEGDVLKLR
- the prfA gene encoding peptide chain release factor 1, with translation MAENNTLLEKLDGLVSRFEEVSTLITDPNVIADQKRYVKLTKEYKELNEIIKARKEYMQCLNGLEEARLMMAETDPEMREIAREEAAACEARIPELEEEIKLLLVPADPQDDKNAIVEIRGGTGGDEAALFAGDLYRMYVKYCEMKGWKVALSSCSEGAAGGFKEIIFTVSGEKVYGTLKYESGVHRVQRVPATETQGRVHTSAATVAVLPEADEFDVEINEGEIKWDTFRSGGAGGQNVNKVESGVRLRYVWKNPNTGVSEEILIECTETRDQPKNKERALTRLRSFIYDKEHQKYLDDIANKRKTMVSTGDRSAKIRTYNYPQGRITDHRINYTIYNLSAFMDGDIQGCLDQLIVAENAERLKESEL